Proteins from a single region of Gordonia hongkongensis:
- a CDS encoding urease accessory protein UreD: protein MIEPGVLDVDVVADVRGRTRVRHLRQAYPQRVTTPLYVDVDPRIAYLCVQNPSGGIFADDSLHTTVAAGPGSHLLFTSQAATQVFDGHDGPGATHHQRIRVTDRSVVEFVPREIIPQADSRFAQYTEIDVRGSGLFVGWEMLASGRIGRGERFRYRSLVCRTTVRVDGEVVARDALRFSRPEGRVDDAGSLPERLIGANYCATLLVVAPTRSTGALQNALQSALDALDVVSGVSALPGESGAIVRVLGTRAPAMREALAVCLASIRSELLMLAPPPRRLI from the coding sequence ATGATCGAACCGGGGGTTCTCGATGTCGACGTGGTCGCCGATGTTCGCGGAAGGACTCGGGTGCGGCATCTGCGGCAGGCCTACCCGCAACGGGTCACCACACCGCTGTATGTCGACGTCGACCCACGGATCGCCTATCTCTGCGTACAGAATCCGTCCGGGGGGATCTTCGCCGACGACTCGTTGCACACGACTGTGGCGGCCGGCCCCGGCAGCCATCTCCTGTTCACGTCCCAGGCGGCAACCCAGGTGTTCGACGGGCACGACGGACCGGGGGCAACCCACCACCAACGGATCCGGGTCACAGATCGATCGGTGGTCGAGTTCGTACCGCGCGAGATCATTCCGCAGGCCGACTCCCGGTTCGCTCAGTACACCGAGATCGACGTCCGGGGTTCGGGGCTCTTCGTCGGATGGGAGATGCTCGCTTCCGGGCGGATCGGCCGTGGGGAGCGGTTCCGGTACCGGTCTCTCGTCTGCCGGACCACGGTGCGGGTCGACGGTGAGGTCGTTGCGCGGGACGCGCTTCGGTTCAGTCGACCCGAAGGGCGGGTCGACGACGCCGGTTCGCTGCCGGAGCGGCTGATCGGCGCGAACTACTGCGCTACGTTGCTGGTAGTAGCTCCCACGAGAAGCACCGGTGCATTACAGAATGCACTGCAATCGGCCCTGGACGCGTTGGATGTGGTCAGCGGCGTCAGCGCACTGCCGGGCGAGAGTGGTGCGATCGTGCGCGTGCTCGGCACGAGAGCACCCGCGATGCGTGAGGCGCTCGCCGTGTGTCTGGCGTCAATCCGGTCCGAACTGTTGATGCTGGCACCGCCCCCAAGGCGATTGATCTGA
- a CDS encoding TetR/AcrR family transcriptional regulator: MASHPAESVITGADDRGPRERMVVHAADLIGRDGVAATSIGDVISASSAPRGSIYHHFPGGKTQLMTEAVRYAGEFIAERIGRPTTMTPADTVREIGGVWRRLLVNTDFQFGCPVLAGGLARRSEPAVADASAEILQRWADLVTARLVVDGVDSDRADSLANLIIAAVEGAVGLCQTRRSVEPLDRVIAELASLCDAAVDRV, from the coding sequence ATGGCGTCACATCCCGCCGAGTCCGTGATCACCGGCGCGGACGACCGCGGCCCCCGCGAACGCATGGTCGTGCACGCGGCCGATCTGATCGGCCGCGACGGGGTCGCCGCCACCTCCATCGGCGACGTGATCTCGGCGAGTTCCGCACCACGGGGATCGATCTACCACCATTTTCCGGGCGGTAAGACCCAACTGATGACCGAAGCCGTCCGGTACGCCGGTGAGTTCATCGCCGAACGCATCGGGCGTCCGACCACGATGACCCCGGCGGACACGGTGCGCGAGATCGGCGGGGTGTGGCGGCGACTACTGGTCAACACCGACTTCCAGTTCGGCTGCCCCGTGCTGGCCGGCGGACTCGCCCGCCGCAGCGAACCCGCGGTGGCGGACGCATCCGCCGAAATCCTGCAGCGCTGGGCCGACCTGGTCACCGCGCGGCTGGTGGTCGACGGCGTCGACAGCGACCGTGCCGACTCACTGGCCAACCTCATCATCGCGGCGGTCGAGGGAGCGGTCGGGCTGTGCCAGACGCGGCGCAGCGTCGAACCCCTCGATCGCGTCATCGCCGAACTGGCGAGCCTCTGCGACGCGGCCGTCGATCGGGTCTGA
- the ureG gene encoding urease accessory protein UreG, whose product MSSDPIRIGIGGPVGSGKTRLVESLVPVLTERGVDLAVITNDLVTDEDAQRVRRSGIIDPARVRAVETGACPHTAIREDPSVNLAAVDDLAAAYPGLDAVLIESGGDNLAATFSSDLVDYWIFVIDTAAGDDIPRKQGIGLLQADLLLVNKIDLAEMVGADLDRMRHDCSVARPSKPTLFTDLRHQVGVVEVADEIVKGAMLPTPPKA is encoded by the coding sequence ATGAGTTCGGATCCGATCCGTATCGGAATCGGCGGACCGGTCGGCTCCGGCAAGACCAGGCTGGTCGAGTCGTTGGTCCCCGTCCTCACAGAACGCGGGGTCGATCTCGCAGTGATCACCAATGACCTGGTGACCGACGAGGACGCCCAGCGTGTACGACGCAGCGGCATCATCGACCCCGCGCGGGTCCGAGCCGTCGAGACCGGTGCGTGCCCGCACACCGCGATCCGCGAGGACCCATCGGTCAATCTGGCCGCCGTGGATGACCTGGCGGCTGCCTACCCAGGCCTCGACGCGGTGCTGATCGAGTCCGGCGGAGACAATCTCGCTGCCACGTTCAGCAGTGATCTCGTCGACTACTGGATCTTCGTCATCGACACCGCCGCCGGCGACGACATCCCGCGGAAGCAGGGTATCGGCCTTCTGCAGGCTGACCTGCTCCTGGTGAACAAGATCGATCTCGCCGAGATGGTCGGAGCCGACCTGGATCGCATGCGACACGACTGTTCGGTTGCCCGGCCGAGTAAACCCACACTGTTCACCGACCTACGGCATCAGGTGGGCGTTGTCGAGGTGGCCGACGAGATAGTCAAGGGAGCAATGCTTCCCACGCCGCCGAAGGCATGA
- a CDS encoding PaaI family thioesterase, giving the protein MQPCIVMTTTTDAPTDPTAMSGLELLRAWQAGGAGSDRPSIGRLLGMVPKQIDEGAVTFAVTPQPDFANPLGTVHGGICATLLDSVMGCAVHTTLPAGVGYTTLELKVNYIRSVAVDAGELTGVGTVIHAGRTTATAEGKVFSADGKLVAHGTTTCIVFR; this is encoded by the coding sequence ATGCAACCATGCATAGTCATGACGACCACGACCGACGCACCCACCGACCCCACCGCCATGTCCGGACTCGAGCTGCTGCGAGCCTGGCAGGCGGGCGGCGCGGGCTCCGACCGTCCGAGCATCGGCCGCCTCCTGGGCATGGTGCCCAAGCAGATCGACGAGGGCGCGGTCACCTTCGCCGTGACTCCGCAGCCCGACTTCGCCAACCCCCTCGGCACCGTCCACGGCGGCATCTGCGCCACGCTGTTGGACTCGGTGATGGGGTGCGCCGTCCACACCACCCTGCCCGCCGGGGTCGGCTACACGACGCTGGAGCTGAAGGTGAACTACATCCGCTCGGTCGCCGTGGACGCCGGGGAGCTGACCGGCGTGGGTACCGTCATCCACGCCGGTCGCACCACCGCGACCGCCGAGGGCAAGGTGTTCTCCGCCGACGGCAAACTCGTCGCCCATGGGACCACCACCTGCATCGTGTTCCGGTAG
- a CDS encoding HNH endonuclease, with protein sequence MPSITELRDTLISLPSPPDDGSGRALHERLDELRMLSNVLDHQIAVHTALFDATGTAARAGSTTRNALIEMGMPPAAAHRYVRIADGLESVPKVADCAAEGYLSAECVDAVIRGLALIDKRSATAPSDDERSGYESELLAQAFSGATPAQIDDHARGIAIRVAATDPSIVAAADDASLNTVHTRITEDGRVAIAGDVTAVIGEKFVSMIDERSCPRPEPDGAADRRGAAERRADALELLLDQAAIGAAMTTAGAPRTQLLVTIPADGVGPARLPWMGAVSESTTRRLSCDGGVAEIVLDNEGVPLRMGTTKRLFPHHLRQAIIVRDQCCVKCGAPAAHTQVHHLVHWVDGGPTDLDNGCLLCQRCHTQVHHHGWQVVMGPDRHPWLIPPADIDPRRLPRPAYNRRTMRLDDALV encoded by the coding sequence ATGCCCTCGATCACCGAGCTCCGCGACACCCTCATCTCACTGCCGTCACCACCCGACGACGGCAGTGGCCGTGCTCTGCACGAGCGGCTCGACGAGCTGCGGATGCTGAGCAACGTGCTCGATCACCAGATCGCCGTACATACAGCACTTTTCGACGCCACGGGTACGGCAGCGCGGGCGGGGTCGACCACACGGAACGCACTGATCGAGATGGGCATGCCACCCGCGGCCGCGCACCGCTATGTGCGGATCGCCGACGGGCTGGAGTCGGTGCCGAAGGTCGCCGACTGTGCTGCCGAGGGCTATCTGTCTGCCGAGTGTGTCGACGCGGTGATCCGCGGGCTAGCGCTCATCGACAAACGTTCTGCCACAGCGCCGTCCGACGACGAGCGCAGCGGATACGAGAGTGAGTTGCTTGCGCAGGCGTTCTCCGGAGCCACCCCCGCCCAGATCGACGACCACGCCCGCGGGATTGCCATCCGGGTCGCCGCCACCGACCCCAGCATTGTGGCGGCGGCCGATGACGCATCGCTGAACACCGTGCACACCAGGATCACCGAAGACGGGCGGGTCGCGATCGCCGGAGATGTGACCGCGGTGATCGGAGAGAAGTTCGTGTCCATGATCGACGAACGGTCCTGTCCGCGTCCCGAACCCGACGGCGCTGCCGATCGTCGAGGTGCGGCCGAGCGACGCGCCGATGCGCTGGAGTTGCTGTTGGATCAAGCCGCGATCGGCGCGGCGATGACCACCGCCGGAGCACCACGCACCCAACTGCTGGTGACCATTCCTGCCGATGGGGTTGGTCCGGCTCGGCTTCCGTGGATGGGTGCGGTGTCAGAATCGACGACACGGCGCTTGTCGTGTGACGGCGGGGTCGCCGAGATCGTCCTTGACAACGAAGGGGTGCCGTTGCGGATGGGCACCACGAAACGACTGTTCCCGCACCATCTGCGGCAGGCGATCATCGTGCGCGATCAATGTTGCGTGAAGTGCGGCGCGCCAGCAGCGCATACGCAAGTTCACCACTTGGTCCATTGGGTCGATGGTGGCCCCACAGATCTGGACAACGGGTGCCTACTCTGCCAACGCTGTCATACCCAGGTCCATCACCACGGCTGGCAGGTGGTGATGGGTCCGGACCGGCATCCGTGGTTGATCCCACCGGCCGACATCGACCCCCGACGCCTGCCCCGACCCGCTTACAACCGACGCACCATGCGACTCGACGACGCCCTCGTATAA
- a CDS encoding DUF6764 family protein codes for MRIKKFAVRGLVLAAGLAGCVGFAGLSGEGVAAADTRCSVSNGHQVERVEGRSGCGAKAGVGSRASADEYSGRGTAVSVSDNGGNAAAYNLQPGSTALAGANSRGNAYSVTTGPSALSVAQARRGGTTVAIGGWGGEAYAGPEGARCSGGFATAFDTSTGKACLHAGSIDLRN; via the coding sequence TTGAGAATCAAGAAGTTTGCCGTTCGCGGCCTGGTCCTGGCGGCGGGGCTCGCCGGATGTGTTGGTTTCGCCGGGTTGTCGGGCGAAGGGGTCGCCGCGGCGGACACGCGTTGCTCGGTGTCGAACGGTCATCAGGTCGAGCGTGTCGAGGGGCGCAGCGGTTGCGGCGCCAAGGCCGGAGTCGGCAGTCGCGCGAGTGCCGACGAATACAGCGGTCGGGGCACCGCGGTCTCGGTCTCGGACAACGGCGGCAACGCCGCGGCCTACAACCTGCAGCCCGGTTCGACGGCGCTCGCCGGCGCCAACAGCCGGGGCAACGCCTATTCGGTCACGACCGGCCCGAGCGCGCTGTCCGTCGCGCAGGCGCGTCGCGGCGGTACGACGGTCGCGATCGGCGGTTGGGGCGGCGAGGCCTACGCCGGTCCCGAAGGTGCCCGCTGCAGTGGCGGTTTCGCGACCGCGTTCGACACCAGCACGGGTAAGGCATGTCTGCACGCCGGTTCGATCGACCTGCGGAACTGA
- the ppk2 gene encoding polyphosphate kinase 2, with amino-acid sequence MTDLHDPETQIGPDFSVLNGREALQQLVDLHDTTHFTVNDDDDDDPVLLTLPERNVVDTWREDYPYEERMSRREYEVTKRRLQIELLKLQKWSKQTGQRHLLVFEGRDAAGKGGTIKRFNEHLNPRGARTIALEKPSEREATEWYFQRYVQHLPAGGEMVFFDRSWYNRAGVERVMGFCSPQQYTQFVAQVPAFEKMLVDDGINLVKFWFSVTPLEQRTRFAIRQIDPVRQWKLSPMDLASLDKWDAYTEAKEAMFATTDTDHAPWTVVKSNDKKRARINAMRHVLSLFDYDGKNESFVGTPDPLIVGRAADVIGE; translated from the coding sequence GTGACCGACCTCCACGATCCCGAGACACAGATCGGCCCCGACTTCAGCGTGCTCAACGGCCGCGAAGCACTTCAGCAACTCGTCGACCTCCACGACACCACGCACTTCACGGTCAACGACGACGATGACGACGACCCGGTCCTGCTGACCCTGCCCGAACGGAATGTCGTCGACACCTGGCGCGAGGACTACCCGTACGAGGAGCGCATGAGCCGCCGCGAGTACGAGGTCACCAAGCGGCGGCTGCAGATCGAACTGCTGAAGCTGCAGAAGTGGTCCAAGCAGACCGGGCAGCGGCATCTGCTGGTCTTCGAGGGCCGAGACGCGGCGGGCAAGGGCGGCACCATCAAACGATTCAACGAGCACCTCAACCCGCGCGGCGCACGCACGATCGCCCTGGAGAAGCCCAGCGAACGCGAGGCCACCGAGTGGTACTTCCAGCGGTATGTGCAGCACCTGCCCGCCGGCGGGGAGATGGTGTTCTTCGATCGCTCCTGGTACAACCGCGCCGGCGTCGAACGGGTCATGGGGTTCTGCAGTCCGCAGCAGTACACGCAGTTCGTCGCCCAGGTCCCGGCGTTCGAGAAGATGCTCGTCGACGACGGGATCAACCTGGTCAAGTTCTGGTTCTCGGTCACCCCGCTCGAGCAGCGGACCCGGTTCGCGATCCGTCAGATCGACCCGGTGCGCCAGTGGAAGCTGTCGCCCATGGACCTGGCGTCGCTGGACAAGTGGGATGCCTACACCGAGGCGAAAGAGGCGATGTTCGCCACCACCGACACCGACCACGCACCCTGGACGGTGGTGAAGTCCAACGACAAGAAGCGGGCGCGCATCAACGCCATGCGTCACGTGCTGAGTCTCTTCGACTACGACGGCAAGAACGAGTCCTTCGTGGGCACGCCCGACCCGCTGATCGTCGGCCGCGCCGCGGATGTGATCGGGGAGTAG
- a CDS encoding IS110 family transposase — MIVQGTSVGLDVHARSVVAHAIDEDTGQVIRETLVPDAATIVSWLQGLAPPVRVAYEAGPTGFGLARAITAAGMECVVAAPSKLQRPAGDRVKTDARDAAHLAKLLRLGEVVAVSVPEVGTEAARDLVRAREDARSDLMRARHRLSKLLLRQGIVYSGGKPWTGVHQRWLQRQRFELPLLQAAFDNDLDAVLSVTARRDRLDELIEQTAATDPWRAVVTRLSCLRGVSTLTAFALAVEIGDWSRFSGATIGSYAGLVPSEYSTGGTRSQGSITKAGNAHVRRLLVEAAWQHRRPYATPGQTMRRRWEAATPAARARGHAGNRRLHKRWQQFDRRSKHPCVANTAIARELAGWCWSLAVLDD, encoded by the coding sequence GTGATTGTTCAGGGTACAAGTGTCGGATTGGATGTTCACGCACGCTCGGTGGTCGCTCACGCCATCGATGAAGACACCGGGCAGGTGATTCGGGAGACCTTGGTCCCTGATGCGGCGACCATCGTCAGCTGGCTACAAGGCCTGGCCCCGCCGGTGCGGGTGGCCTATGAGGCCGGTCCGACCGGCTTTGGATTGGCGCGGGCGATCACGGCGGCCGGGATGGAGTGTGTGGTTGCCGCGCCCTCGAAGCTGCAGCGGCCAGCCGGGGACCGCGTCAAGACCGATGCCCGAGACGCTGCACACTTGGCGAAGTTGCTGCGCCTGGGCGAAGTGGTGGCGGTCAGTGTTCCTGAGGTGGGCACCGAAGCCGCACGGGATCTGGTCCGCGCCCGCGAGGACGCCCGCAGCGACTTGATGCGCGCTCGGCATCGATTGTCCAAACTGCTTCTGCGACAGGGGATCGTCTACTCCGGCGGGAAACCCTGGACCGGTGTTCATCAGCGGTGGCTGCAGCGTCAACGTTTCGAGCTGCCGCTGCTGCAAGCCGCCTTCGACAACGACCTGGACGCGGTGTTGAGCGTGACCGCCCGCCGTGACCGCCTCGATGAGCTGATCGAACAGACCGCGGCCACCGATCCGTGGCGGGCGGTGGTCACCCGGCTGTCGTGTCTGCGGGGCGTGTCGACGCTGACCGCGTTCGCTTTGGCGGTCGAGATCGGCGACTGGTCACGGTTTAGTGGCGCCACGATCGGCTCCTACGCCGGGTTGGTGCCCTCGGAATACTCGACCGGCGGGACCCGCAGTCAGGGATCGATCACCAAGGCCGGTAACGCCCACGTGCGGCGGCTATTGGTCGAGGCGGCCTGGCAACACCGACGCCCCTACGCCACACCCGGACAGACCATGCGCCGCCGGTGGGAGGCTGCTACACCGGCTGCCCGCGCCCGTGGCCATGCCGGCAATCGTCGGCTACACAAGCGCTGGCAACAATTCGACCGCCGCAGCAAACATCCCTGCGTGGCCAACACCGCGATCGCTCGTGAGCTCGCCGGCTGGTGCTGGTCGCTGGCGGTGCTCGACGACTAA
- a CDS encoding urease accessory protein UreF: protein MPDSFAAAVGWLNLHDSAFPAGRLVHSNGVESWLRAFPDAGPDQIVELVVDYVATSVATLDAVVGVHAWASDDLAMLTGLDRELLSYKTSENARDASLKPGRQLADAAARVGMICGVPDCARADYLRAVSSANAPGNLAVVEAVVQAGLGIDRRIATLGTLRSSMASAFSACVRLGRLGSLGAQRALVAATPALVDLAADVERAPLDALSSSSFALELYGMRHAQMSPRLFAS, encoded by the coding sequence GTGCCCGATTCCTTCGCGGCGGCCGTCGGCTGGCTGAACCTGCACGACAGCGCTTTTCCCGCGGGCCGTCTGGTCCACAGCAACGGCGTCGAGAGCTGGCTGCGTGCGTTTCCCGACGCCGGGCCCGATCAGATCGTCGAGCTCGTCGTGGATTACGTGGCGACCTCGGTCGCGACACTCGATGCGGTTGTCGGTGTCCACGCTTGGGCGAGTGACGATCTCGCGATGCTCACGGGCCTCGATCGGGAGTTGCTCAGCTACAAGACCTCGGAGAACGCGCGAGACGCGTCGCTCAAGCCGGGGCGTCAGCTCGCCGACGCCGCAGCTCGTGTCGGGATGATCTGCGGAGTGCCGGACTGTGCTCGCGCGGATTACCTGCGCGCGGTGTCGTCGGCGAATGCACCGGGCAATCTGGCCGTCGTCGAAGCCGTGGTCCAGGCGGGACTCGGGATCGACCGGCGCATCGCGACCCTGGGGACGCTGCGTTCGTCGATGGCATCCGCGTTCAGCGCGTGCGTACGTCTCGGCAGGCTCGGTTCGCTGGGCGCACAGCGTGCACTGGTGGCGGCGACACCCGCTCTCGTCGACCTTGCCGCCGACGTCGAGCGGGCTCCGCTCGACGCGCTGAGCTCCAGCAGCTTCGCGCTCGAGCTATACGGCATGCGACATGCACAGATGTCGCCTCGGCTCTTCGCCAGCTGA
- a CDS encoding DUF4166 domain-containing protein — translation MTPVFRHALGSDFDRLHPNVAWRYGIDSTSGVAQVCSGIYESVYVSSALPPPALWHYAKRNALPSKTSRMVPFTQGYYCYSDELGRESLAVLRNFQYTTGPRKLNSLLVAGRTGLVDYFGDGPEFLYPIEPSVTRSGELLLESGPMRWLGRGPKVGMKGLFTAQMKYIEGWDEKRDRFRCDATVRNPLIGEIMHFRGWFTAVDQACSLRDIPDEAWPVNLVDRES, via the coding sequence ATGACGCCGGTCTTCCGGCATGCGCTGGGTTCGGACTTCGACCGTCTGCATCCCAACGTCGCATGGCGCTACGGCATCGACTCGACTTCCGGTGTCGCGCAGGTCTGTAGCGGAATCTACGAGTCGGTCTACGTGTCGTCGGCGCTGCCGCCGCCCGCCCTGTGGCATTACGCCAAGCGCAATGCGCTGCCCTCGAAGACCAGTCGCATGGTGCCGTTCACCCAGGGTTACTACTGCTACTCCGACGAGCTGGGGCGCGAGTCGCTCGCGGTGCTGCGGAACTTCCAGTACACGACCGGCCCGCGCAAGCTGAATTCCCTGCTGGTGGCCGGGCGCACGGGCCTGGTCGACTACTTCGGCGACGGCCCCGAGTTCCTGTATCCGATCGAGCCGTCGGTGACGCGATCCGGCGAACTGCTGCTCGAGAGCGGACCGATGCGCTGGCTCGGACGCGGACCCAAGGTCGGGATGAAGGGGCTGTTCACCGCTCAGATGAAGTACATCGAGGGGTGGGACGAGAAACGGGATCGATTCCGCTGCGACGCGACCGTCCGCAACCCCCTCATCGGCGAGATCATGCACTTCCGCGGCTGGTTCACCGCCGTCGACCAGGCGTGCTCGTTGCGTGACATCCCGGACGAGGCGTGGCCGGTCAACCTGGTCGACCGCGAGAGCTGA
- a CDS encoding thiamine pyrophosphate-binding protein: MAAPGRYGPTVADVAGRVLADLGVGHAFGVVGSGNFVLTNALRAGGVPFTAARHEGGAASMADAYARMSGRVGVLSVHQGCGLTNAMTGISEAAKSRTPMIVLTADAPASALRSNFRIDQEALAASVGAVNDRVYGPGTVVADVTRAFRTAVTQRRTVVLHIAIDIAAAAADFEGPVELSAEPPRPRPEARSATRLAELLRAARRPVFVAGRGARSAGPEIAALAEAAGALVATSAVANGLFAGNPFSLGISGGFSSPTTAELIADADLIVGWGCALNMWTMRHGRLIGTDTTVVQVDVDIDAIGAHRPIDLGVVGDCGATATDVHTILAADGGTTGYRTEEVRERISVSSRWQDVPVTGEVTAGRVDPRALTIALDEILPADRVVSIDSGNFMGYPSTHLSVPDEFGFCFTQAFQSIGLGLGTAIGAAFARPDRVPVLGAGDGGFLMAIAELETAVRLALPLVVIVYNDSAYGAEVHHFGDADMTTVTFPEVDIAAIARGHGATGVTVTGLDDLDEVRDWVASLSSPQPSGPLVIDAKITDDGGAWWLAEAFAGH; the protein is encoded by the coding sequence ATGGCGGCACCCGGCCGCTACGGCCCGACGGTCGCCGACGTCGCGGGCCGCGTTCTCGCCGATCTCGGCGTCGGCCATGCCTTCGGTGTGGTCGGCAGCGGGAACTTCGTGCTGACCAACGCCCTTCGAGCCGGCGGTGTCCCGTTCACCGCCGCCCGCCATGAGGGCGGCGCGGCCAGCATGGCCGACGCCTATGCCCGGATGTCGGGACGGGTGGGCGTGCTGTCGGTCCATCAGGGCTGTGGCCTCACCAACGCGATGACCGGTATCTCCGAGGCCGCCAAGAGCCGTACGCCGATGATCGTGCTCACCGCGGATGCGCCCGCGTCGGCGTTGCGGTCGAACTTCCGCATCGACCAGGAGGCCCTCGCCGCGAGCGTCGGCGCCGTGAACGACCGCGTCTACGGACCGGGCACGGTGGTGGCGGATGTGACCCGCGCCTTCCGCACCGCGGTGACGCAGCGCCGGACCGTCGTGCTCCATATCGCCATCGACATCGCCGCCGCCGCAGCGGATTTCGAAGGACCTGTCGAGCTCTCCGCCGAACCGCCACGGCCGCGGCCCGAAGCCCGGTCGGCCACTCGCCTGGCCGAGTTGCTCCGTGCCGCCCGGCGTCCCGTGTTCGTCGCGGGCCGAGGGGCGCGCTCCGCCGGTCCCGAAATCGCGGCCCTGGCCGAGGCCGCCGGTGCGCTGGTGGCGACGTCGGCGGTCGCGAACGGCCTGTTCGCGGGAAACCCGTTCTCGTTGGGCATCTCCGGCGGCTTCTCCTCCCCCACCACCGCCGAGCTGATCGCCGACGCCGACCTCATCGTCGGATGGGGTTGCGCCCTGAACATGTGGACGATGCGGCACGGCCGACTCATCGGCACGGACACGACCGTGGTGCAGGTCGACGTCGACATCGACGCCATCGGCGCGCATCGCCCGATCGACCTCGGAGTCGTCGGCGACTGCGGCGCGACGGCGACGGATGTGCACACGATCCTCGCGGCCGATGGCGGCACCACCGGTTATCGCACCGAGGAAGTCAGGGAACGGATCTCGGTGTCATCGAGGTGGCAGGACGTCCCCGTCACCGGCGAGGTGACCGCCGGCCGGGTCGATCCGAGGGCACTGACGATCGCGCTCGACGAGATCTTGCCCGCCGACCGCGTCGTCTCCATCGACTCCGGCAACTTCATGGGTTATCCGTCGACGCATCTGTCCGTGCCAGACGAGTTCGGCTTCTGTTTCACTCAGGCCTTCCAGTCGATCGGGCTGGGCCTCGGGACGGCCATCGGCGCGGCGTTCGCGCGACCGGACAGGGTCCCGGTCCTCGGCGCCGGCGACGGCGGATTCCTCATGGCCATAGCCGAATTGGAGACCGCCGTACGTCTGGCACTGCCGCTGGTCGTGATCGTCTACAACGACTCCGCCTACGGGGCCGAGGTGCACCACTTCGGCGACGCCGACATGACGACGGTGACGTTCCCCGAGGTCGACATCGCCGCGATCGCCCGTGGACACGGCGCGACGGGCGTGACGGTCACCGGCCTCGACGACCTCGACGAGGTACGGGACTGGGTCGCCTCGCTCTCTTCACCCCAACCGTCGGGTCCTCTCGTCATCGACGCCAAGATCACCGACGACGGCGGCGCCTGGTGGCTCGCGGAGGCCTTTGCCGGGCACTGA
- a CDS encoding SRPBCC family protein produces MAVSANIEFDVAAPVSVVMEVLMDIESLPDWSGPHKEAEILSSYDDGTPQKVRMVVTAAGISDEQTCTYDWTENSCEWHLIESNQLSEQHGKYTVTESDKGAHVRFDLAVELKIKLPGLIVKRAQKMAVDTARKGLTAEVEKRAAA; encoded by the coding sequence ATGGCTGTCTCAGCGAACATCGAATTCGACGTCGCCGCCCCGGTCTCGGTGGTGATGGAAGTGCTCATGGACATCGAGTCCCTACCGGACTGGTCGGGCCCGCACAAGGAAGCCGAGATCCTGTCCAGCTACGACGACGGCACGCCGCAGAAGGTGCGGATGGTCGTCACCGCCGCGGGTATCTCCGACGAGCAGACCTGCACCTATGACTGGACCGAGAACTCGTGCGAATGGCACCTCATCGAGTCGAATCAGTTGAGCGAGCAGCACGGCAAGTACACCGTCACCGAATCCGACAAGGGTGCCCATGTCCGCTTCGACCTGGCCGTCGAGCTGAAGATCAAGCTGCCCGGACTCATCGTGAAACGCGCCCAGAAGATGGCCGTGGACACCGCGCGCAAGGGACTCACCGCGGAAGTGGAGAAGCGCGCGGCGGCCTGA